One Rhodococcus sp. P1Y DNA window includes the following coding sequences:
- a CDS encoding non-ribosomal peptide synthetase gives MVVIDVAADEVVSVVGSLAVQPFDVTAEVPVRVRLYRVSDVEFVLAFVVHHISGDRSSMGPLTRDLMVAYAARVSGDAPGWRSLEVQYADFTLWQREVLGSEGDPSSVAHEQISFWKSELAGLPDQIDLPTDRPRPAVQSLAGGKVDFGVDAAVQSGLMRIARESNATLFMAVHAAWAALLSRLSGSSDVVVGSPIAGRGEAALDDVIGMFANTLVLRSVVDPASSFVELLDSVRESDLRAFAHADVPFERLVEVLNPARSTARHPLFQVALSFQNVQSTALELPSLSVAGVDADLNISQFDLHLVVSDTYDEDGAPAGLGMSLTYMSSLFDEASAVRMVDRFGVLLEEIVSDAGIAVGDYRILERGESEEISASSRVVEHDVPEKLMLDHFTDRVSESADSLAVVFEGIELSYGEFDARVNRLARHLIGQGVGPETVVGLSIRRSVDLVVAMYAVVRAGGAYLPLDPDHPAERTSYILETARPLCVLRASADDVLVDFEGAVFDLDVLDLSGLSDLPIAPGELNAVVRPFNTAYVLFTSGSTGRPKGVAVSHRAIVNQLEWMSDRYEFTSADVYLQKTATTFDVSLWGYFLPLRAGATLVLATADGHRDPVQLAHLIHERQVTLTDFVPSMLTVFGSLARAEQIRSLRDVFVIGEALPLETVEDFRKISDARIHNLYGPTEAAVSVTSWEASVDDRGSVPIGLPEWNVGLLVLDSRLHPVADGVPGELYLLGSQLARGYVSRPDLTAGRFVASATGSGASMYRTGDLVRRRKDGVLEYIGRTDFQVKFRGQRIELGEIESALLGHRTVIQAVVVVASSPTGDRLVAYVVPAPGEVPTRTEVLGHVSATLPSYMVPSAFVVLDQLPLNPAGKLDRRALPEPEFEPRVFRAPSSPVEEAVAGVFADVLGVSQVGLDDDFFELGGNSLVATQVVARLRADLDTEVPLMSLFSDSTVERLASRIAASSTQNVGSRNALDVVLPIRDARSGPRLWCIHPMAGLSWVFANLATHLDSEVAITTLQSPALTEEDWNPTSIDEWAARYVREMQRVQPEGPYMLLGWSLGGVLAHAAAVQLQGKGNEVSVLAMMDSTLETSPGEDADSVATNVGLALTDLFAGLLPGHVEPGTTMSIQDIADVLATMPEPFSGISADRLASLVDSSIRSTTLINEYEPAVFLGDLVYFAAGADDPTGDGRSSDWDGHVSGTTSNHVIDSSHGEMASPENLKEIAAVLNRTLRDRVVRPSRSTPVA, from the coding sequence GTGGTGGTGATCGATGTGGCTGCGGACGAGGTTGTTTCTGTGGTGGGTTCGTTGGCGGTGCAGCCGTTCGATGTGACGGCGGAGGTGCCGGTTCGGGTTCGGTTGTATCGGGTGTCGGATGTGGAGTTCGTGTTGGCGTTCGTGGTTCATCATATTTCCGGTGATCGTTCGTCGATGGGGCCGTTGACTCGGGATTTGATGGTGGCGTATGCGGCGCGGGTGTCGGGGGATGCTCCGGGGTGGCGTTCGCTCGAGGTGCAGTATGCGGATTTCACGTTGTGGCAGCGTGAGGTTCTCGGTTCGGAGGGTGATCCGTCTTCGGTTGCGCACGAGCAGATTTCGTTCTGGAAGTCGGAGTTGGCGGGTCTTCCGGATCAGATCGATCTGCCGACGGATCGGCCTCGTCCTGCGGTGCAGTCTCTTGCGGGTGGGAAAGTCGATTTCGGGGTTGATGCGGCGGTGCAGTCGGGGTTGATGCGGATTGCTCGTGAGTCGAATGCGACGTTGTTCATGGCGGTGCATGCGGCGTGGGCGGCGTTGTTGTCGCGGTTGTCGGGGTCGTCGGATGTGGTGGTGGGGTCGCCGATTGCTGGTCGTGGTGAGGCTGCTCTCGATGATGTGATCGGGATGTTCGCCAATACGTTGGTGTTGCGGAGTGTGGTCGATCCTGCGAGTTCGTTCGTGGAGTTGTTGGATTCGGTGCGGGAGAGTGATCTTCGGGCGTTTGCGCATGCTGATGTGCCGTTCGAGCGGTTGGTGGAGGTTCTCAATCCGGCGCGGTCGACGGCGCGGCATCCGTTGTTCCAGGTGGCGTTGTCTTTTCAGAATGTGCAGTCGACGGCGTTGGAGTTGCCGTCGTTGTCGGTGGCGGGTGTGGATGCGGATTTGAACATCTCGCAGTTCGATCTTCATTTGGTGGTGTCGGATACCTACGACGAGGACGGTGCCCCCGCTGGGCTCGGTATGAGCTTGACGTACATGTCGTCCCTGTTCGACGAAGCGTCGGCGGTGCGGATGGTCGATCGGTTCGGAGTTCTGCTGGAGGAGATCGTCTCGGACGCGGGCATTGCCGTCGGCGACTATCGAATTCTGGAACGTGGCGAGTCGGAGGAGATCTCGGCGTCCTCGCGTGTAGTGGAGCATGATGTTCCCGAGAAATTGATGTTGGACCATTTCACGGATCGAGTGTCGGAAAGCGCGGATTCGCTGGCAGTCGTGTTCGAGGGAATCGAGTTGTCGTACGGTGAATTCGACGCTCGTGTCAACAGGTTGGCGCGTCACCTCATCGGTCAGGGGGTCGGTCCGGAAACCGTTGTCGGACTGTCGATTCGTCGTTCGGTCGATCTCGTTGTCGCGATGTATGCCGTGGTCCGTGCGGGCGGGGCGTACCTTCCCCTCGATCCCGATCATCCAGCCGAGAGGACCTCGTACATTCTCGAGACTGCACGGCCGTTGTGTGTGCTTCGCGCCTCGGCCGACGACGTCCTTGTCGATTTCGAGGGCGCAGTCTTCGACTTGGACGTACTTGATCTGTCGGGGCTGAGTGATCTTCCGATTGCTCCGGGCGAGCTGAACGCAGTCGTCCGCCCCTTCAACACGGCGTACGTTCTGTTCACCTCGGGCTCCACCGGTCGGCCGAAGGGGGTCGCGGTTTCGCACCGAGCAATCGTGAATCAGCTCGAATGGATGTCCGACCGGTACGAGTTCACCTCTGCGGATGTGTATCTGCAGAAGACGGCAACGACGTTCGACGTCTCACTCTGGGGCTACTTCCTGCCCCTACGGGCCGGTGCAACTCTGGTTCTGGCGACGGCGGACGGGCATCGCGACCCTGTTCAGCTTGCCCACCTCATCCACGAGCGGCAGGTCACGCTGACCGACTTCGTGCCGTCGATGCTGACGGTGTTCGGGTCACTCGCACGCGCTGAACAGATTCGTTCGCTGAGGGACGTGTTCGTCATCGGTGAGGCACTTCCATTGGAGACAGTGGAGGATTTCCGGAAGATCAGCGACGCACGGATACACAATCTGTACGGTCCGACCGAGGCTGCCGTATCGGTGACGTCCTGGGAGGCGAGCGTCGACGATCGGGGGTCGGTGCCGATAGGTCTGCCGGAGTGGAATGTCGGGTTGTTGGTTCTCGACAGTCGTCTTCATCCGGTAGCAGATGGAGTGCCGGGAGAGCTGTACTTGCTGGGTTCGCAATTGGCGCGGGGTTACGTGTCTCGGCCCGATCTGACTGCGGGTAGATTCGTCGCTTCCGCAACGGGGTCCGGCGCCTCGATGTATCGAACGGGCGATCTGGTGCGACGCCGAAAAGACGGCGTGCTCGAGTACATCGGAAGAACCGACTTTCAGGTCAAGTTCCGAGGTCAGCGGATCGAACTGGGCGAAATCGAATCCGCATTGCTGGGCCACCGGACAGTCATTCAAGCTGTTGTCGTGGTCGCGAGCTCGCCCACCGGCGATCGACTGGTGGCCTACGTCGTGCCGGCGCCCGGTGAGGTACCGACGCGAACAGAGGTGTTGGGTCACGTCTCCGCGACCCTTCCGTCGTACATGGTGCCTTCGGCTTTCGTGGTGCTGGACCAGTTGCCACTCAACCCGGCGGGGAAGTTGGACAGGCGGGCGTTGCCGGAGCCGGAATTCGAGCCACGGGTGTTCAGGGCGCCGTCGTCACCCGTGGAAGAGGCGGTGGCGGGTGTGTTCGCGGATGTGTTGGGCGTGTCGCAGGTGGGTCTCGACGATGATTTCTTCGAGTTGGGTGGCAACTCGTTGGTCGCGACGCAGGTCGTGGCGCGGCTGCGCGCTGACCTGGACACCGAGGTGCCCTTGATGTCCTTGTTCTCGGATTCGACGGTCGAACGCCTGGCGTCGCGGATCGCCGCGAGTTCGACGCAGAACGTCGGTTCACGCAACGCACTGGACGTTGTGCTGCCTATCAGGGACGCCCGATCCGGGCCTCGTCTGTGGTGCATTCACCCGATGGCCGGTTTGTCGTGGGTGTTCGCCAATCTCGCGACGCACCTCGATTCCGAGGTGGCGATAACCACGTTGCAGTCGCCGGCTCTCACCGAGGAAGACTGGAATCCGACCTCGATCGACGAGTGGGCGGCGCGCTACGTGCGCGAAATGCAACGCGTGCAGCCGGAGGGGCCGTACATGTTGTTGGGTTGGTCGCTCGGCGGTGTTCTCGCACACGCCGCCGCCGTGCAGCTGCAGGGCAAGGGCAACGAAGTCTCGGTGTTGGCGATGATGGACAGCACCCTGGAGACGTCACCGGGTGAAGACGCCGACTCCGTTGCCACCAACGTAGGCCTCGCTCTGACAGATCTGTTTGCCGGCCTGCTACCGGGGCACGTGGAGCCAGGTACGACGATGTCGATCCAAGACATCGCGGACGTGCTGGCAACGATGCCCGAGCCGTTCTCCGGGATTTCCGCCGACCGTCTCGCATCGTTGGTGGATAGTTCGATTCGGTCGACGACACTGATCAACGAGTACGAGCCCGCCGTGTTCCTGGGCGATCTCGTGTACTTCGCAGCGGGGGCGGACGACCCGACAGGCGATGGCCGTTCCTCGGACTGGGACGGTCATGTGAGTGGAACGACGAGCAATCATGTCATCGACAGCAGCCACGGTGAGATGGCGTCACCGGAGAACCTGAAGGAGATCGCTGCCGTCCTGAACCGAACGTTGCGTGATCGAGTCGTTCGGCCGTCGCGCAGCACTCCGGTGGCCTGA